One genomic segment of Mytilus trossulus isolate FHL-02 chromosome 4, PNRI_Mtr1.1.1.hap1, whole genome shotgun sequence includes these proteins:
- the LOC134716454 gene encoding protein hook-like, producing the protein MAYEYVFQKMADNNSDRDELELHAEEDDMLDLMSDDENNKINEAAALIFTTPLKKNSKECEELKPRESDEELELRVKLLEEKKQRLKREQLNQRIKELEAEVDGLSKSEEKPKKKSKKSKGEITLTNLRANDKLNKEVNDELKRLGLDFDTKFSGKSELAETSKEKNVKFKSEKVTNEQELLQQLKKMNLAKGSISKTTQHKKKHLDSKSQKVVQLPESVLRGNSSTESESETSSNSSSEDSSDYELSAKLSSRKKIFST; encoded by the exons ATGGCATATGAGTATGTATTTCAGAAAATGGCCGATAATAACTCAGATCGGGATGAATTAGAACTGCATGCAGAGGAAGATGACATGCTTGATCTAATGTCAGATGATGAGAATAATAAGATAAATGAGGCCGCAGCATTGATATTCACCACGCCCCTCAAGAAAAATAGCAAAGAGTGTGAAGAGTTGAAACCTCGGGAGTCCGATGAAGAGCTGGAATTAAGAGTTAAGCTATTAgaagaaaagaaacaaagacTCAAGAGGGAGCAGCTCAACCAACGTATCAAAGAATTAGAGGCGGAAGTGGATGGGCTATCAAAATCAGAAGAAAAGCCCaaaaagaaatcaaagaaaTCAAAGGGTGAGATCACTTTAACAAATTTAAGAGCtaatgataaattaaataaagaggTTAATGATGAATTGAAGAGGTTAGGTTTGGATTTTGACACTAAATTTAGTGGAAAGTCCGAGCTCGCTGAAACTTCAAAAGAGAAAAacgtgaaatttaaaagcgaaAAAGTAACAAATGAACAAGAGTTATTgcagcaattaaaaaaaatgaatttagctAAGGGTTCTAtttctaaaactactcaacatAAGAAAAAACATTTGGATTCTAAATCTCAGAAGGTAGTACAGTTGCCTGAATCTGTATTGAGAGGGAACAGTAGTACCGAGTCTGAATCTGAAACAAGTTCAAATTCCAGCTCTGAGGATTCATCTGATTATGAATTGTCAGCAAAATTATCATCAAGGAAAAAGA TCTTTTCCACataa